The Nocardioides marmorisolisilvae genomic interval TCAAGGGCATCGAGGTGGACATCCTCGACGACGGCTCGCTCGACCAGACCGAGGAGATGCTGGCGCGGCTCGACGTACGCGTGGCCTCGGTGCACTCCAAGCTCCGGATGGATCCGGCCGCGATGACCCGCCGGATGGTCGCGGCCTGCGCCAACCCGTTCACCAACGTGCTCGGGCACTGCACCGGTCGGCTGGTGACCGGCGGCAGGGGGGTGCGGCCGCAGTCGGAGTTCGACGCGCGGGCCGTGTTCGAGGCGTGCGCCGCCCACGACGTCGCGGTCGAGATCAACGCCCGGCCCGAGCGCCGCGACCCGCCCACCGAGCTGATCCGGCTCGCGCTGGACATCGGCTGCCTCTTCTCCATCGACTCCGACGCCCACGCACCCGGCCAGCTGGACTTCCAGATCCACGGCTGCGCCCGCGCCGAGGAGCTCGGCATCGACCCGGATCGGATCGTCAACACCTGGCCGGTCGACCGGCTGCTGGCCTGGGCCCGAACCGGATAGCCGTCGGTGCGGACGGGAGGTACCTTCTGCTCCATGGCCGGCCAGCGCGAGGAGCCACCCACACCCGAGGTGGAGGTACGCCGGTCCCGGCGTCGGACCCGCACCGTGTCGGCGTACCGCCAAGACGGCCCGGACGGCAAGGTCATCGTGATGATCCCGGCCCGGTTCACCCGGGCCGAGGAGGCCCGGTGGGTCGAGCAGATGATCGCCCGGCTCGACCGCAGCGAGCGCCGCAAGCACCGCACCGACGAGCAGCTGATCCGGCGGGCGCGCGAGCTGTCGCGCGAGTACTTGCACGGCAGGGCGCAGCCGGTGTCGGTGCGCTGGGTGGACAACATGACCACCCGGTGGGCGTCGTGCACGCCGACCGACCGCACCATCCGGATGTCGGAGCGACTGCAGCCGATGCCGGCGTGGGTGGTCGACTACGTGCTGCTGCACGAGCTCGCCCATCTGCTCGAGCCGAGCCACAACGCACGCTTCTGGCACTGGGTGGATCGGTTCCCCCGGGCCGAGCGCGCCAAGGGCTACCTCGAGGGCGTCAGCGCCTCGGCCTCCCTGGGCATCGCCCCCTGCGACTGACCGTACGGCGCCGAGGCGGCTCAACCTTGCAGCCGTACGGCGCCGAGGCGGCGCAACCTTGCAGCCGTACGACGTTCAGCGAGCGACGAGCCGGGCCAGCCGGACCAGTTCGACCATGTCCGGCTCGTCGGTGGGGAGATCGTCGACGTCGAACCAGCGCACGTCCAGGGACTCGCTGCTGATCACCGCGGCCGTCTCGGCGGGGACCCGGGCGGCGTAGCGCACGTCGAGGTGGTGCACAGTCGTGCCCGGGTGGCAGAACGGCACCGGGTGGGACGAGAGCTGGACCGGGGCGGGCCACAGCACCAGCCCCTCGATGCCGGACTCCTCGGTCGCCTCGCGCAGCGCGGCTGCCGCCAGCGACGCATCGTCGGCCTCCAGGTGGCCACCGAAGTGGAACCAGCGGCCGGCCTTGCCATGCAGGTTGAGCAGCACCCGGTCACCGCGCTCGCTGAGCACCAACGTGCCGGCGGTCAGGTGCGCGGGATGGCAGGACTTGAGCAGTCCGTCGGGGTGCGCCCCCAGGTGCGCGACGTACGACGCGCGCAGCGCCTCCTGCTCGGCCGAGGGGGCCACCCATGCGCGCAACTCGGCGAGCGCATCGTCGTGCGCGCTCACGTCCCGTCGGGGTGGTCGTCTGCCCCCGGCTCGTCGGTCGGGGGGGTGGAGTCGAGGAGCTCCTGGACCGCCCGGTCGAACACGTCGTCGTCGAGCTCCTCCGCGTCGGGAAGGTCGTCGCGGAAGCCCAGCGGGTCATCGAGATCCGCGGCGCTCGGCAGCAGGTCGGGGTGGGCCCACACCGCATCCCGACCCTCCTGGCCCTGCCGGGACCGCAGCGAGCCCCACAAGGTGGACGCGTCGCGCAGCCGGCGGGGGCGCAGCTCGAGGCCGACCAGGGCCGCGAAGGTCTCCTCGGCGGGACCGCCGGCGGCCCGGCGACGACGCATCACCTCCTGCATCTTCGCGGCGGCGGGCATCCGCTCGGCGGTGGCCTGGCCGACGACCTCGTCGACCCAGCCCTCCACCAGGGCCAGGGTGGTCTCCAGCCTCACCAGCGCCGCCTCCTGCTCAGGCGACTTCCTTGGCTCGAACAGCCCGCCCGACAGCGCCTCCTGGATCGCGGCCGGGTTGCTGGGATCGAGGCCGCTCACCGCCTCCTCGATGCCACTCATGTCGATGTGCACCCCGCGACCGAAGGCCTCGACGGAGGAGATGAGGTGCTGGCGCAGCCACGGCACGTGGCCGAACAGCCGCTGGTGGGCGGCCTCGCGCAGGGCGAGGTAGAGCAGCACGTCGTGCGGCTCCACGTCGAGTCCATCGGCGAAGGCGGCGACGTTCCCGGTCAGCAGTGCCGCCGTGCCGGCCGGTCCCAGCGGGAGACCGATGTCGGAGGCGGTCAGCACCTCGCCGACCAGCGCACCGAGCGCCTGCCCCACCTGGCTGCCGAACATCGCGCCACCGGCCTGGGACAGCATCCCGATCAGCGGGCCGGCCATCGCGCGAGCCTCCTCGGGCATCGCCTCGCCCATCGCCGAGACGACGTGCTGGGCAACCGGTTCGACGAGCACCCGCCAGACCGGGGTGGTCTGCTCGATCCAGTCGGCGCGGCTCCACGCCGCGGTCGTGGTCACGCCCGAGGGCAGCACGGTCGCACTGTCGAGCCAGTGGTCGGCCAGCCGGAACGCGTCGGCGACTCGGGTCTGGTCCGCGCGGTCGGGGCTCGGGTCGGGCCTCTGCGCGGAGGTACGACGGGCGACGTCCGTCGCGAGGCTCCAGTTCACCGGGCCGTCGTACGGCGTCATCATCGCCTGCATCTGGCTCATCAGGCCGGACAGGTCGAGGTTGCCGAGATTCATTCCGCCGGCCCCGAACAGCTGCTCGAAGGGGGTGCCCTTGAACGGGTTCTGCGGGTCGTTCTCGCCGGGCTGGTCGGGCGTGTCGTCCATGCCTCCACGGTACCGGCCGGTGCACATCGGCCGCGTAGCCTTGGCACGTGAGCGATACCCCGACCAGCGCCACCACGCCGTCCGATCCGACCCGGGTCCGGCTGGTGGACCTGCGTACCGATCCGCTCGACCCCGCCGAGGTGCTGGCGGCGGTCTCCGACCCGGCGGCCGGCGGACTCAACCTCTTCGTCGGCACCGTCCGCGACAGCGATCACGGCGCGGGCGTCGATCACCTCGACTACTCCGCGCACCCGGGCGCGGCCGAGCGGCTGGGTGAGGTCGCCGCGTCGGTGGCTGCTGCTCATGACGACGTGGTCGCGGTCGCTGCGGTGCACCGGGTCGGCAAGCTCGTCGTCGGTGACCTCGCGGTCGTGGTGGCGGTCTCCGCCGGCCATCGTGACCAGGCGTACGTCGCCTCCCGCACGCTGATCGACCGGCTCAAGAGCGAGGTCCCGGTCTGGAAGCACCAGGTCTTCACCGACGGCACCGACGAGTGGGTCGCCCACGCGTGAGCCGGATCCGCGTGTCCTGACGGATTTCCTGCCCGGTGAGGCGCGACCATAGGCCCATGGCGATCCTGCTCTGGCTGCTGCCGCCCGTCGCGGTGACGGTGGTCGCGATGCTGTGGGTGGGCTGGGTCGGCCGCGACCGGCCGGCGCTGTCCGATCGCAGCGAGGCCGCGCAGGAGCGCGCCCAGCAGCGGTTCGCCGAGGCCATCCTGCGTGAGCACCCGGCCGCCGCCGTACGACGGACGACGCCGCGCGACCGCAGCACCGGGGTCGCTGTCCGGACCAGGAAGTCGGCCTGACCCGATCCGCCGCCCGGCTCCGGGTCCGGGCAGGTGCGCTGCGGTTGATCCCGGATGAGAGGGTTTCGCCATGAGCCGACGGACCGTGGCCACCCTGCTGGCGGTGGTGCTGCTGGTCGTGCTCGCGGGCACGTCGTTGAGCAGGCCGGTCGGCTACACGGTCTTCTCGCCCGGTCCCACGATCAACGTGCTCGGCTCGAACGGCAAGAAGCAGATCATCACGGTTTCCGGTCACAAGGCATTCCGTGACGACGGTGGGATCCGGCTGGTCACCGTCTACGAGACCGCGATCGACCAGAAGGTCACCCTCTTCGACGCGCTCCGAGCCTGGGTCGATCCCAACGACGGGGTCTACCCCCACGACGTGATCTACCAGCGCACCGACACCACCTCGTCGGTGCGGCAGGAGTCGGCCGCGGAGATGACGTCGTCGCAGGACAATGCGGTCGCGGCGGCGCTGCGCGAGTTGCACGTGAAGTACACCACTGCCGTGAAGATCGCGACGGTCGACCGGAAGGGCCCGGCCAAGGGGCGGCTCAAGCCGGGCGATCTGATCGTCGCCGTCGACGGGGTGCGCACCAGCAACCCCGACGCCGTGGTCCGGCACATCAAGACGCGACCTCCGGGCTCCAGGGTCACCGTGACCGTCGACCGGTCCGGCCGCCGTCTGCAGGTGCCGGTGACGACCGGGCCACTGGGCCCCAAGGGCCGGATGCGGCACCAGTCCCGGGTCGGGGTCGGGATCAGCCCGTCGTACCGCTTCCCCTTCGACGTCGGGCTGCACCTGAGCAGCAACATCGGAGGGCCGTCCGCGGGCCTGATGTTCTCCCTCGGCGTGTACGACGTGCTCACCCCTGGATCACTCACCGGCGGCAAGATCGTCGCCGGCACCGGGACCATCGACGCTCGCGGCAGGGTCGGCCCCATCGGGGGGATCCGGCAGAAGATGGTCGGTGCCCAACGAGACGGCGCGAAGCTGTTCTTCGTGCCGGCCGGCAACTGCGCCGAGGCGCTCGGCGGGCACTGGGACCCGTCGAAGATGCGGCTGGTGCGGGTGACGACCATGCCGCAGGCGCTGGCGGCGCTGAAGGCCTGGACGAAGAACCCGAACGCCGAGCTGCCCGGGTGCCGACGGTGAGCGCCGCGACCGATCGGGCCGCCGACCCCGAACTGACCCGCGTGGTCCGCGAGCTCGAGAAGCACGCCTCCGAGGCAGGCTGGGACCGGCCGGCGCAGCTGTTCGCCCTCGTGCCGACCGCCGAGCTGCTCGAACGCGAGCCCGGACTGGCCGCCCTGCTCGAGGATGCGGGGGAGCTGACCTCGGTCCAGCAGGAGGAGCTGGGCGCGGACGAGCTCGAGGAGCTGCTCGAGCGGATCGTCTGGCCCAGCGGCGTCGTCGGTTGCGCCGCGGTGGTCGAGCGGCTGCTGCTGCCGCCCGAGGCCGAGGCACAGATCCCCACCGGGTCCAAGGACGCCGCGGAGTTCGTCGCCGGACACCCTGCGCGGCAGGAGGTGCGGATCGTCGCCGGAGCCACGCGCGCGGGTGGCTCCTGGTGTGCGCTGCGGCTGCGTTCCCACGACGAGCCGCAGTCCGTGCTGGTCGGTGACGACCTGGTTCCGGGCCTGCTCGAGCTGCTCCATGCCACCCTTGAGCCTGAACCAGGCCCACCCGAGGGAGAGCAGCCCCGATGATCCACCCCACGAGATCGTCCCTCGCGTGCCTTCCCGCGGGGACACCGAGCTGGGCACGACGCTCCGCTCCTCGGCTGGGCTCCTGCGCACCACGACCGAGGGACCCCGCGTGAGCGACTTCTTCGACGACGAGGACGCGGCGGTGGCTGCGGTGCGCCCGGCGCGCCGGCGACCCCGTCCGATCGTGCTCACCCTGGTCGCGATCGCGGCGCTGCTGATCGCGTTCTCGGTGTTCACCTCGATCTGGACCGAGAAGCTGTGGTTCGCCAGCCTCGGCGACTCGTCGGTCTTCACCACGCTGGTCTGGACGAAGGTGGCGCTGTTCTGCGGCTTCGGCGTACTGATGGCGCTGGTGGTCGGAGGCAACCTCGCCGTCGCCTTCCGGCTCCGCCCGATGTTCCGGCCGCGCTCGCCCGAGCAGGCGGGCCTGGACCGCTACCGCGAGGTGGTCACCCCGGTACGTCGCGTCCTGATGGTCGCGATCAGTGTGGTGATCGGCCTGTTCGCGGGCAGTTCGGCCGCGGGCCAGTGGCGCGACTTCCTGATGTGGCGGCACCGGGTGCCCTTCCACAAGACCGATCCGTACTTCCACAAGGACATCGGCTGGTACGTCTTCTCCCTGCCGTGGTGGCACTTCGTCGTCGACTTCTTGATGACCGCGGTGATCCTCGGGCTGATCGCGGCGGTGCTGGTCCACTACCTCTACGGCGGCATCCGGCTGCAGACGCCCGGTGACCGGTTCTCCCGCTCCGCGCAGGCCCAGGT includes:
- a CDS encoding M48 metallopeptidase family protein is translated as MAGQREEPPTPEVEVRRSRRRTRTVSAYRQDGPDGKVIVMIPARFTRAEEARWVEQMIARLDRSERRKHRTDEQLIRRARELSREYLHGRAQPVSVRWVDNMTTRWASCTPTDRTIRMSERLQPMPAWVVDYVLLHELAHLLEPSHNARFWHWVDRFPRAERAKGYLEGVSASASLGIAPCD
- a CDS encoding NUDIX domain-containing protein; translation: MSAHDDALAELRAWVAPSAEQEALRASYVAHLGAHPDGLLKSCHPAHLTAGTLVLSERGDRVLLNLHGKAGRWFHFGGHLEADDASLAAAALREATEESGIEGLVLWPAPVQLSSHPVPFCHPGTTVHHLDVRYAARVPAETAAVISSESLDVRWFDVDDLPTDEPDMVELVRLARLVAR
- a CDS encoding zinc-dependent metalloprotease; the protein is MDDTPDQPGENDPQNPFKGTPFEQLFGAGGMNLGNLDLSGLMSQMQAMMTPYDGPVNWSLATDVARRTSAQRPDPSPDRADQTRVADAFRLADHWLDSATVLPSGVTTTAAWSRADWIEQTTPVWRVLVEPVAQHVVSAMGEAMPEEARAMAGPLIGMLSQAGGAMFGSQVGQALGALVGEVLTASDIGLPLGPAGTAALLTGNVAAFADGLDVEPHDVLLYLALREAAHQRLFGHVPWLRQHLISSVEAFGRGVHIDMSGIEEAVSGLDPSNPAAIQEALSGGLFEPRKSPEQEAALVRLETTLALVEGWVDEVVGQATAERMPAAAKMQEVMRRRRAAGGPAEETFAALVGLELRPRRLRDASTLWGSLRSRQGQEGRDAVWAHPDLLPSAADLDDPLGFRDDLPDAEELDDDVFDRAVQELLDSTPPTDEPGADDHPDGT
- a CDS encoding molybdenum cofactor biosynthesis protein MoaE produces the protein MSDTPTSATTPSDPTRVRLVDLRTDPLDPAEVLAAVSDPAAGGLNLFVGTVRDSDHGAGVDHLDYSAHPGAAERLGEVAASVAAAHDDVVAVAAVHRVGKLVVGDLAVVVAVSAGHRDQAYVASRTLIDRLKSEVPVWKHQVFTDGTDEWVAHA
- a CDS encoding YlbL family protein is translated as MSRRTVATLLAVVLLVVLAGTSLSRPVGYTVFSPGPTINVLGSNGKKQIITVSGHKAFRDDGGIRLVTVYETAIDQKVTLFDALRAWVDPNDGVYPHDVIYQRTDTTSSVRQESAAEMTSSQDNAVAAALRELHVKYTTAVKIATVDRKGPAKGRLKPGDLIVAVDGVRTSNPDAVVRHIKTRPPGSRVTVTVDRSGRRLQVPVTTGPLGPKGRMRHQSRVGVGISPSYRFPFDVGLHLSSNIGGPSAGLMFSLGVYDVLTPGSLTGGKIVAGTGTIDARGRVGPIGGIRQKMVGAQRDGAKLFFVPAGNCAEALGGHWDPSKMRLVRVTTMPQALAALKAWTKNPNAELPGCRR
- a CDS encoding PPA1309 family protein yields the protein MSAATDRAADPELTRVVRELEKHASEAGWDRPAQLFALVPTAELLEREPGLAALLEDAGELTSVQQEELGADELEELLERIVWPSGVVGCAAVVERLLLPPEAEAQIPTGSKDAAEFVAGHPARQEVRIVAGATRAGGSWCALRLRSHDEPQSVLVGDDLVPGLLELLHATLEPEPGPPEGEQPR